The Phycisphaeraceae bacterium genome has a window encoding:
- the mqnB gene encoding futalosine hydrolase produces the protein MRILFITSVEKEAQAIRSSPREGDGSMVVVSGVGRVNAACAVTETILRHGPFDLVINAGIAGVLPASTPPGASRLTYPLAIGDVVLASRSVYAEEGLLTPAGFQDMAALGFPLGDFPGNAVPGHESTIERLRAALEAPSTSGSAFSGFAVAPIATVATCSGADDLALTIAARTGALAEAMEGAAALHAARRLGTPAIELRAISNTTGDRSRQRWNIPAALEALGRAVRAVSDAL, from the coding sequence ATGCGCATCCTGTTCATCACCTCCGTTGAGAAGGAAGCCCAGGCGATCCGATCCTCGCCGCGCGAGGGGGATGGCTCGATGGTGGTCGTGTCGGGCGTGGGGCGGGTCAACGCCGCCTGCGCCGTGACGGAAACCATCCTGCGCCATGGTCCGTTCGACCTGGTGATCAACGCGGGAATCGCCGGCGTGCTGCCCGCATCCACGCCGCCCGGCGCATCACGGTTGACGTATCCCCTTGCGATCGGCGACGTGGTGCTCGCCTCGCGCAGCGTCTACGCCGAGGAAGGACTGCTGACCCCCGCGGGATTTCAGGATATGGCGGCTTTGGGCTTCCCCTTGGGCGACTTTCCGGGCAACGCCGTGCCGGGCCATGAGTCGACCATCGAGCGGCTGCGCGCGGCGCTGGAGGCGCCATCCACGAGCGGCTCCGCGTTCTCGGGGTTCGCCGTCGCGCCCATCGCCACCGTCGCCACCTGCTCGGGCGCCGATGACCTGGCGCTGACCATCGCGGCCCGCACCGGCGCTCTCGCCGAAGCCATGGAGGGCGCCGCCGCGCTGCACGCCGCCCGGCGACTGGGCACGCCCGCGATTGAACTGCGCGCCATCAGCAACACCACGGGCGACCGATCGCGTCAGCGATGGAACATCCCCGCCGCGCTGGAGGCGCTGGGTCGCGCGGTTCGCGCCGTGTCGGACGCTCTCTGA
- a CDS encoding DUF1570 domain-containing protein, whose amino-acid sequence MSPIRLIPVRLFAALLIAAASVLVAAWEGHAQQSPNSPPAATGSWWDRAPVVTSRYYRIKSDLPQEQLKPLVEHLDRTFEAYVGLLGNLRQNLPASFDVLIFAQRADYVATLGNQYAVNGQGSGGMFFSNPRGSALALWTENLPIRRVHHVIQHEGFHQVAFALFGGNLSPWVNEGLAEFFGEAAMVNGKLVLGQTNPRVLRSVQDAIEKKTYIPFRQMVQMDGATWNAAVQNGSAKVQYEQAWSMVHFLVYGDGGRYDAMFGQYLRLLNAGYNPYESFVRAFRSDDLEDFERKWAAFMSQARPSAFTTAMERTEFLAAGLLELSRRKVYPKTIDELRDRLRSIQFTYTMTQHGINTVLSAEDDALFTVPTDDLTKKDAAPAFKITETSMRGVKPKELRLNRDNPFPPTLTTVDLAPNNLQVRWVRNMETNEFTFAIEVVR is encoded by the coding sequence ATGTCGCCGATCCGTTTGATTCCGGTCCGGTTGTTCGCCGCGCTGCTGATCGCGGCCGCCTCGGTGCTCGTGGCGGCGTGGGAGGGCCACGCGCAGCAATCGCCGAACTCGCCTCCCGCCGCCACGGGGTCATGGTGGGACCGCGCCCCGGTCGTCACCAGTCGCTACTACCGCATCAAGAGCGACCTGCCCCAGGAGCAGCTCAAGCCGCTGGTCGAGCACCTCGATCGAACGTTCGAGGCATATGTCGGGCTGCTGGGCAACCTGCGGCAGAATCTGCCCGCGTCATTCGATGTGCTGATCTTCGCGCAGCGGGCGGACTACGTGGCCACGCTGGGCAACCAGTACGCCGTCAACGGTCAGGGGAGCGGCGGCATGTTCTTCTCCAACCCGCGCGGCAGCGCGCTGGCGCTGTGGACGGAGAACCTGCCCATCCGACGCGTCCATCACGTCATCCAGCACGAGGGCTTCCACCAGGTGGCCTTCGCGCTGTTCGGGGGCAACCTCTCGCCGTGGGTGAACGAGGGGCTGGCCGAGTTCTTCGGTGAGGCGGCCATGGTCAACGGCAAACTGGTGCTGGGCCAGACCAACCCGCGCGTGCTGCGCAGCGTGCAGGACGCCATCGAGAAGAAGACCTACATCCCCTTCCGCCAGATGGTGCAGATGGACGGCGCTACCTGGAACGCCGCCGTGCAGAACGGCAGCGCCAAGGTGCAGTACGAGCAGGCGTGGTCGATGGTCCACTTCCTGGTGTACGGCGACGGCGGCCGCTACGACGCCATGTTCGGGCAGTACCTGCGGCTGCTCAATGCGGGATACAACCCCTACGAGTCGTTCGTGCGGGCTTTCCGCAGTGATGATCTGGAGGACTTCGAGCGCAAGTGGGCGGCGTTCATGTCGCAGGCCAGGCCCAGCGCGTTCACCACGGCGATGGAGCGGACGGAGTTTCTCGCCGCGGGCCTGCTCGAACTGTCACGTCGCAAGGTCTACCCCAAGACGATCGATGAACTGCGCGATCGGCTGCGTTCGATCCAGTTCACCTACACGATGACGCAGCACGGCATCAACACGGTGCTGAGCGCTGAAGATGACGCCCTCTTCACCGTGCCGACGGACGACCTGACGAAGAAGGACGCCGCGCCGGCCTTCAAGATCACCGAGACCTCGATGCGCGGCGTGAAGCCCAAGGAACTGCGGCTCAACCGCGACAACCCCTTCCCGCCCACGCTCACCACCGTGGACTTGGCCCCCAACAACCTGCAGGTGCGCTGGGTGCGCAACATGGAAACGAACGAGTTCACGTTCGCGATTGAGGTGGTGAGGTAG
- a CDS encoding DUF1501 domain-containing protein: MTDQPQSCFCRRTNRREFFWDAGAKFTGLALTGLLAQEGFFARQALAADGVTPFRNPLAPRPPHFAPHAKAVIFLFMYGGPSHIDTFDYKPDLIGRDNQTVQVKTFGRGGHRNQGRIVEPRWKFRQYGQCGKWVSDLFPHVAQCVDDLAFIHSMTADSPLHGSAMLQMNSGRILSGAPCLGSWVNYGLGSVNENLPGFVVMLDKTGGPISGAKNWSSGFMPATYQGTVLRPEGVPILDLDLPEGMTRPMQRRLLDRLRALNERHQQPRVDNSELAARIASYELAYRMQQHAPEAVDFSGEDKDTLELYGLDQERTRDFGGKCLLARRLVERGVRFIQIYSGGNHDDANWDAHGDLYKNHSYHAGNTDMPIAGLLKDLKRRGMLDETLVIWGGEFGRQPTAEYAEGTGRDHNAYGFTMWMAGGGIKGGVSIGTTDELGSAAVDSPFHVKRLHATILDRMGLDPNHLTYFFGGLEHKLVGVEGAEPIRELMV, encoded by the coding sequence ATGACCGACCAGCCCCAATCCTGTTTCTGCCGCCGCACCAACCGCCGCGAGTTCTTCTGGGACGCGGGGGCCAAGTTCACGGGGCTGGCCCTGACCGGGCTGTTGGCGCAGGAAGGGTTCTTCGCGCGTCAGGCGCTGGCGGCGGATGGCGTCACGCCTTTCCGCAACCCGCTGGCGCCCAGGCCTCCGCACTTCGCGCCGCACGCCAAGGCGGTGATCTTCCTGTTCATGTACGGCGGGCCGAGCCACATCGACACCTTCGACTACAAGCCCGACCTGATCGGCCGCGACAACCAGACCGTGCAGGTGAAGACCTTCGGTCGGGGCGGCCATCGCAACCAGGGCCGCATCGTTGAGCCGCGCTGGAAGTTCAGGCAGTACGGGCAGTGCGGCAAGTGGGTGAGCGACCTGTTCCCGCACGTGGCGCAGTGCGTGGATGATCTGGCGTTCATCCACTCGATGACCGCCGACTCGCCCCTGCACGGCTCGGCGATGCTGCAGATGAACTCCGGGCGCATCCTCTCCGGCGCGCCGTGCCTGGGCTCGTGGGTCAACTACGGGCTTGGCTCGGTCAACGAGAACCTGCCCGGCTTCGTGGTGATGCTCGACAAGACGGGCGGGCCGATCTCCGGCGCCAAGAACTGGTCGAGCGGCTTCATGCCCGCCACCTACCAGGGCACGGTGCTGCGACCGGAGGGTGTGCCGATCCTCGACCTCGACCTGCCCGAGGGTATGACGCGGCCCATGCAGCGGCGCCTGCTCGACCGGCTGCGCGCCCTCAACGAGCGCCACCAGCAGCCGCGTGTGGATAACTCGGAACTCGCCGCCCGCATCGCCTCGTATGAGCTGGCGTACCGAATGCAGCAGCACGCGCCGGAGGCGGTTGATTTTTCGGGCGAGGACAAAGATACGCTCGAACTTTACGGCCTCGATCAGGAGCGCACGCGGGACTTCGGCGGCAAGTGCCTGCTGGCCCGACGCCTCGTGGAGCGCGGCGTGCGCTTCATCCAGATCTATTCCGGCGGCAACCACGACGACGCCAACTGGGACGCCCACGGCGACCTCTACAAGAATCACTCCTACCACGCCGGCAACACCGACATGCCCATCGCCGGGCTGCTGAAGGATCTCAAGCGGCGCGGCATGCTCGATGAGACGCTGGTCATCTGGGGCGGCGAGTTCGGCCGCCAGCCCACCGCCGAGTACGCCGAGGGCACCGGACGCGACCACAACGCCTACGGCTTCACCATGTGGATGGCCGGGGGCGGCATCAAGGGCGGGGTGTCGATCGGCACCACCGACGAACTGGGCAGCGCGGCGGTGGACTCGCCCTTCCACGTCAAACGGCTCCACGCGACGATTCTCGACCGAATGGGACTCGATCCCAATCACCTGACGTATTTCTTCGGCGGGCTGGAGCACAAACTCGTCGGTGTGGAGGGGGCGGAGCCGATCCGGGAGCTGATGGTGTGA
- a CDS encoding bifunctional (p)ppGpp synthetase/guanosine-3',5'-bis(diphosphate) 3'-pyrophosphohydrolase, producing MSTKTHQLWQQAASLAARAHRHQVRKDGATPYAAHPFRVAMTVRHVFGCEDDAVLAAALLHDTIEDTGTDYDEILEQFGTRVADLVACMTKDMRLVESERERAYDAQLARGPWQARLLKLADVYDNLSEAADERTRRKMAEKARRALTLAAGDVELTAARQAVEALMAEMGVG from the coding sequence ATGTCAACGAAAACGCATCAACTCTGGCAGCAGGCGGCCTCGCTCGCGGCCCGGGCGCACCGGCACCAGGTGCGGAAGGATGGCGCCACACCCTATGCCGCCCATCCCTTCCGCGTGGCCATGACGGTGCGTCACGTCTTCGGATGCGAAGACGACGCCGTGCTCGCCGCCGCACTGCTGCACGACACCATCGAGGACACGGGGACCGACTACGACGAGATCCTCGAGCAGTTCGGGACGCGCGTGGCGGACCTGGTCGCCTGCATGACCAAGGACATGCGGCTGGTCGAGTCCGAGCGCGAGCGGGCCTATGACGCGCAGCTCGCCCGCGGGCCGTGGCAGGCGCGGCTGCTCAAACTCGCTGACGTGTACGACAACCTCAGCGAGGCGGCGGATGAGCGAACGCGCCGCAAGATGGCCGAGAAGGCGCGGCGGGCGCTCACGCTGGCGGCGGGTGATGTGGAGCTCACCGCGGCACGCCAGGCCGTTGAAGCGCTGATGGCGGAGATGGGAGTTGGTTGA
- a CDS encoding zinc-dependent metalloprotease, which produces MLSRKGFFTGAVLASFITAAAWAQDFPPFDKVSEGFTKVVSTTDGQSFYTLWVNQKTNQMLAELPRGFQGQRHFFAMTVASGDMWAGLQAGDRYVYWKRFDDRLALIEPQIGTRSTGDQESRTSVARHFTDRVLLDVPIVTMGPSGGPVIDMDALLLGHATTFFGFSAAGINGRLATIAKAKAFPENVEIAFEAPASGGVIKTFHYSISNIPNNTGYQPRVADERVGYFTTAYRDLGKFQNEEKWVRYITRWNLQKAAPNLQLSPPKEPIRFYIEHTVPVRYRRWVREGILYWNKAFEKVGITDAIEVYYQDASTGAHMDKDPEDVRYNFIRWLSNDISTAIGPSRIHPLTGEILDADIVLTDGWIRVFNYQFHDLLPEIALEGASAETLAWLEKRPQWDPRVILAPPAQRDYLVSERAKRGVQRYGGHPAAAVDPTMLGDDEFDGLIGRVSQSNGLCFAGRGKALAMELMRMHLEIADLEEQDAPGGAPGTPGGDKPPAPKPDLLDGVPDWFVGPMLADLVAHEVGHTLGLRHNFKASATYTLAEINSPALKGKKPFTSSVMDYNPININMESGEVQGDYAMIDIGPYDLWAIEYGYTFGDLKPILARVAEPGLQYGTDEDVGGPDPLIRRYDFTANPIDYANNQMRLVKYYRGRLLDKFAKEGQSWARVRMGYQTTLNQQMQMLNMMAAWVGGSHVNRDRKGDPNGRTPITPVDPARQREALAFVIANSFSDDAFGLTSDLLMHMTVDKWIDDSGGMSAFEDPTWPVHDRVMAMQAAALSMVLNPTTLRRVYDNEFRTPSDQDAVTTPEVLTQIVDAAFTELNASVDDATFTNRKPMISTLRANLQSEVVGRLIDFATEGGGLPRPIQTLSLVHLKNLKVKTDALLAKAALGRIDAYSVAHLSDLNDRIRRALEIVQVKGNITQTMNLGGFF; this is translated from the coding sequence ATGCTTTCTCGGAAGGGATTCTTCACCGGCGCCGTGCTCGCGTCGTTCATTACCGCCGCAGCGTGGGCGCAGGATTTTCCCCCCTTCGACAAGGTGTCCGAGGGCTTCACCAAGGTCGTTTCCACCACCGACGGGCAGTCCTTCTACACCCTGTGGGTGAACCAGAAGACCAACCAGATGCTGGCGGAACTGCCGCGCGGCTTTCAGGGACAGCGGCACTTCTTCGCCATGACCGTGGCCAGCGGCGACATGTGGGCGGGCCTGCAGGCCGGCGACCGCTACGTGTACTGGAAGCGATTTGACGACCGGCTGGCGCTGATCGAACCGCAGATCGGTACGCGCTCCACCGGCGACCAGGAGTCGCGCACCAGCGTGGCCCGTCACTTCACCGACCGCGTGCTGCTGGACGTGCCGATTGTGACCATGGGCCCGTCCGGCGGGCCGGTGATCGACATGGACGCATTGCTGCTGGGTCACGCGACCACGTTCTTCGGATTCAGCGCGGCGGGCATCAACGGGCGTCTGGCGACCATCGCCAAGGCCAAGGCCTTTCCCGAGAACGTCGAGATCGCCTTCGAGGCCCCGGCCAGCGGAGGCGTCATCAAGACCTTCCACTACTCGATCAGCAACATTCCCAACAACACCGGCTACCAGCCGCGCGTGGCGGATGAGCGCGTGGGGTACTTCACCACCGCCTACCGCGACCTGGGCAAGTTCCAGAACGAGGAGAAGTGGGTTCGCTACATCACGCGCTGGAACCTGCAGAAGGCCGCTCCCAACCTGCAGCTCAGCCCGCCGAAGGAGCCGATCCGCTTCTACATCGAGCACACCGTGCCGGTGCGCTACCGGCGCTGGGTGCGCGAGGGCATCCTGTACTGGAACAAGGCCTTCGAGAAGGTGGGCATCACCGACGCCATCGAGGTGTACTACCAGGACGCCTCCACCGGCGCGCACATGGACAAGGATCCCGAGGACGTTCGCTACAACTTCATCCGCTGGCTGAGCAACGACATCTCCACCGCCATCGGCCCCAGCCGCATCCATCCGCTCACGGGTGAGATTCTGGATGCGGACATCGTGCTCACGGACGGCTGGATTCGCGTCTTCAACTATCAGTTCCACGACCTGCTGCCGGAGATCGCGCTGGAAGGCGCGTCCGCCGAGACGCTGGCGTGGCTGGAAAAGCGCCCGCAGTGGGATCCTCGCGTGATCCTGGCGCCCCCCGCGCAGCGCGATTATCTGGTGTCCGAGCGCGCCAAGCGCGGCGTGCAGCGGTACGGCGGGCACCCCGCCGCCGCCGTCGATCCCACCATGCTGGGCGACGACGAGTTCGACGGGCTGATCGGCCGCGTCAGTCAGAGCAACGGCCTGTGCTTCGCCGGTCGGGGCAAGGCGCTGGCGATGGAGCTGATGCGCATGCACCTGGAGATCGCCGATCTCGAAGAACAGGACGCTCCGGGCGGCGCCCCCGGAACGCCCGGCGGCGACAAGCCCCCCGCGCCCAAGCCGGACCTGCTCGACGGCGTGCCCGACTGGTTCGTCGGCCCCATGCTCGCCGACCTGGTGGCGCACGAAGTGGGCCACACGCTCGGGCTGCGACACAACTTCAAGGCCAGCGCCACCTACACGCTGGCTGAAATCAACAGTCCAGCGCTGAAGGGAAAGAAGCCCTTCACCTCATCGGTGATGGACTACAACCCCATCAACATCAACATGGAGTCCGGCGAAGTCCAGGGCGACTACGCCATGATCGACATCGGTCCCTACGACCTGTGGGCCATCGAGTACGGCTACACGTTCGGCGACCTCAAGCCCATTCTCGCCCGCGTCGCCGAACCGGGACTGCAGTATGGCACCGATGAGGACGTCGGCGGTCCGGACCCGCTCATCCGCCGCTACGACTTCACCGCCAACCCCATCGACTACGCCAACAACCAGATGCGGCTGGTGAAGTACTACCGTGGGCGGCTGCTTGACAAGTTCGCCAAGGAAGGCCAGTCGTGGGCCCGCGTGCGCATGGGCTACCAGACCACGCTCAACCAGCAGATGCAGATGCTGAACATGATGGCCGCGTGGGTGGGCGGCTCGCATGTCAACCGCGACCGCAAGGGCGACCCCAACGGGCGCACGCCGATCACGCCGGTGGATCCCGCCAGGCAGCGCGAGGCCCTGGCGTTCGTCATCGCCAACTCCTTCTCGGATGACGCCTTCGGCCTGACCAGCGACCTGCTCATGCACATGACGGTGGACAAGTGGATCGACGACTCGGGCGGCATGAGCGCGTTCGAGGATCCCACCTGGCCGGTGCATGACCGCGTGATGGCCATGCAGGCCGCCGCGCTCTCGATGGTGCTCAACCCCACCACGCTGCGCCGGGTGTACGACAACGAGTTCCGCACGCCCTCCGATCAGGACGCGGTGACCACGCCCGAGGTGCTCACCCAGATTGTGGACGCCGCCTTCACCGAACTGAACGCCTCGGTGGATGACGCGACGTTCACCAACCGCAAGCCCATGATCTCCACGCTTCGGGCCAACCTGCAAAGCGAGGTGGTCGGTCGTCTGATCGACTTCGCCACCGAGGGCGGCGGGCTGCCGCGTCCCATCCAGACCCTCTCGCTGGTCCACCTGAAGAACCTGAAGGTGAAGACCGATGCACTGCTGGCCAAGGCCGCGCTGGGCAGGATCGACGCCTACTCGGTGGCTCACCTGTCGGACCTCAACGACCGCATCCGACGTGCTCTGGAGATCGTGCAGGTGAAGGGCAACATCACGCAGACGATGAATCTCGGCGGGTTCTTCTGA
- a CDS encoding RNB domain-containing ribonuclease, with the protein MPLRFRQRILTHLSHDTYRPAPAREIAKQLRIEGAERDIFHQAIDQLAEFGEIEVDDRGLVRLPSAGEEVTGTLRVNARGFGFVIPDQKVREGDIFVPPDNLADAVSGDRVRVKLLIRRGRHEKGRGGAAGAGGGGGRDRIGRVIEVIERGQSKFVGVLRKEGKTWVVEPDGRSLRDPVIIRDPHAKNAKPGDKVVIELLHYPSGPYQGEGVILEVLGEAGRPSVETQAVIAAFGLRDHFDEDVLEQARQAARSFDDIDEYLRSHPAPLSLDGGAPPHVREALAEREDLRNEFILTIDPPDAKDFDDAISITHDTASDEWTLGVHIADVSHFVRQGSALDEEARERGNSSYLPRLVLPMLPEVLSNGVCSLQEGVPRFTKSVFITLDSRGKVLAQRLAGTIIQSNKRLTYLEAQALIDGDEKEARKHARTETTYTEELIAALKRMDRLARILRDRRRRDGMITLNLPEVELRYDEEGHVIGVEPEDDAFTHTVIEMFMVEANEALARTFDDLGLPLIRRIHPDPSVGKMEVLQTYARVAGVSLPESPTRRDLQVLLEATRESPAARAIHFAVLRTMTKASYSPALIGHYALASDHYTHFTSPIRRYPDLTVHRAMAAFLERTDNGRRVPGGRKREQLAKDLLLDDRILDEDQLIQLGRHCSETEVTSEEAERELRSFLVMQFLAENHLGDTFTGAVTGVSAGAVFVSIEQYLVEGVVPVSELPGPSRGGDRWRLNDRTHRLHALKSGLSIGMGDEVEIQIVAIDLATRRMDLRVTSLAPASPTRPGRKKPHADPAHGSRKRAEGEGYRRRQKNRGGYKRGRRGRKST; encoded by the coding sequence ATGCCGCTCCGCTTCCGTCAGCGCATCCTTACGCATCTCTCCCACGACACGTACCGCCCCGCGCCCGCGCGGGAGATCGCCAAGCAGCTGCGCATCGAGGGGGCGGAGCGCGATATCTTCCACCAGGCCATCGACCAGCTCGCCGAGTTCGGCGAGATCGAGGTGGATGATCGCGGGCTGGTGCGACTGCCCAGCGCGGGAGAGGAAGTCACCGGCACGCTGCGCGTCAACGCGCGCGGGTTCGGATTCGTCATTCCCGATCAGAAGGTCCGCGAGGGCGACATCTTCGTCCCACCCGACAACCTGGCCGACGCCGTCAGCGGCGACCGCGTGCGCGTGAAACTGCTCATCCGCCGCGGACGGCACGAAAAGGGCAGGGGCGGCGCGGCGGGGGCGGGCGGAGGGGGAGGGCGCGACAGGATCGGACGCGTCATCGAGGTCATCGAGCGCGGGCAGTCCAAGTTCGTCGGCGTGCTCCGCAAGGAAGGCAAGACCTGGGTGGTCGAGCCGGATGGACGATCGCTGCGCGACCCCGTCATCATCCGCGACCCGCACGCCAAGAACGCCAAGCCGGGCGACAAGGTGGTCATTGAGCTGCTGCACTACCCCAGCGGGCCGTACCAGGGCGAGGGCGTGATCCTCGAAGTGCTGGGCGAGGCCGGACGCCCCAGCGTCGAAACCCAGGCGGTCATCGCGGCGTTCGGCCTGCGCGACCACTTCGACGAGGACGTGCTGGAGCAGGCGAGGCAGGCGGCCCGATCCTTTGATGACATCGACGAATACCTCCGATCGCACCCCGCGCCGCTGTCGCTGGATGGCGGGGCGCCCCCGCACGTCCGCGAAGCCCTCGCCGAGCGTGAGGATCTGCGCAACGAGTTCATCCTGACGATCGATCCGCCCGACGCCAAGGATTTCGACGACGCCATCTCGATCACGCACGACACCGCAAGCGACGAGTGGACGCTGGGCGTTCACATCGCGGACGTGTCGCACTTCGTGAGGCAGGGCAGCGCGCTGGATGAGGAGGCCCGCGAGCGCGGCAACAGCAGTTACCTGCCCCGGCTGGTGCTGCCCATGCTGCCGGAGGTGCTGTCCAATGGCGTCTGCTCGCTGCAGGAAGGCGTGCCTCGCTTCACGAAAAGCGTGTTCATCACGCTTGACTCGCGCGGCAAGGTGCTGGCGCAGCGGCTGGCGGGCACCATCATCCAGTCCAACAAGCGGCTGACGTACCTGGAGGCGCAGGCGCTGATCGACGGCGACGAGAAGGAAGCCCGCAAGCACGCCCGCACCGAGACGACGTACACCGAGGAACTGATCGCCGCGCTCAAGCGCATGGACCGGCTGGCCCGCATTCTGCGGGATCGAAGGCGGCGCGACGGCATGATCACGCTCAACCTGCCCGAGGTGGAGTTGCGCTACGACGAGGAAGGCCATGTGATCGGCGTGGAGCCGGAGGACGACGCCTTCACCCACACCGTCATCGAGATGTTCATGGTGGAGGCGAACGAGGCGCTGGCGCGCACGTTCGACGACCTGGGCCTGCCGCTCATCCGCCGCATCCACCCCGACCCCAGCGTGGGCAAGATGGAGGTGCTGCAGACCTACGCGCGGGTGGCGGGCGTGTCGTTGCCGGAGTCGCCCACGCGGCGCGACCTGCAGGTGCTGCTGGAGGCCACGCGCGAAAGCCCCGCGGCCCGTGCGATTCACTTCGCTGTGCTCCGCACCATGACCAAGGCGTCGTACTCGCCCGCGCTCATCGGCCACTACGCGCTGGCCAGCGACCACTACACGCACTTCACCAGCCCCATCCGCCGCTACCCCGACCTGACGGTGCATCGCGCCATGGCGGCGTTCCTGGAGCGCACCGACAACGGCCGCCGCGTGCCCGGCGGGCGCAAGCGCGAGCAACTGGCCAAGGATCTGCTGCTGGACGATCGCATCCTCGATGAAGACCAGCTGATCCAGCTCGGAAGGCACTGCAGCGAGACGGAAGTGACCTCCGAAGAGGCGGAGCGCGAGCTGCGCAGCTTCCTGGTCATGCAGTTCCTCGCCGAGAACCACTTGGGCGACACCTTCACCGGCGCGGTCACGGGCGTCAGCGCGGGGGCGGTGTTCGTGTCCATCGAGCAGTATCTCGTCGAGGGCGTGGTGCCGGTGAGCGAACTGCCCGGCCCGTCGCGCGGCGGGGACCGCTGGCGGCTCAACGACCGCACGCACCGCCTGCACGCGCTCAAGAGCGGGCTGTCGATCGGCATGGGGGACGAAGTGGAGATTCAGATTGTCGCCATCGACCTGGCGACCCGGCGCATGGACCTGCGGGTCACGTCGCTTGCCCCCGCTTCACCCACGCGCCCCGGCAGGAAGAAACCCCACGCCGACCCGGCGCACGGCAGCCGCAAGCGGGCCGAGGGAGAGGGCTACCGCAGGCGGCAGAAGAACCGCGGGGGATACAAACGCGGCCGACGGGGTCGAAAGAGCACCTGA